The window aaaataaaaaaaaaagagaatgagaaaatggAATGCATTTCATCGAGTTAGTATCtttcttgaaaataaaattaacgtgttagtattttatttctaaaaggGAGACTCTTGAGAAAagtaatgataaaaaatgagagaataatttacgagaatcatggaaaaacgaaaaaagtgaatttttgtagttcactctaaataaaattatgaaatataacATAATAGAGTTGCATACATCTGGGAGCTCTATGATCTCTTTCAAAATGATTTGGCATATATTAATAGGAGAACCTTTAGAAACACACTGGGACATTATTAGGGGGCTGTTCctccaatttaaattattcatgCAAACCTACATCTacaaagagtatgaacttcAATTATGCTGgactaaaacataaaatacttatgctcaatttctaattaagctccttctttttccttttcattaaacaatttatcttctttgaattatttggCCATGATGAATCACAGTTGTCTAGCTGTTTGTACTTTGTATactaaattattcatttcagAATCCATTTTGTCACTTTCTTAAtgttaattatattcaaatacCACCGCCTATTCATTGTCAACGTTTGGCAATATGCTTAAGGATACCCCATTAATAACCGCAATCCAATTTAATAGacatatttttacaatttatttttattcatctaAAATGATTGCACATaacaattttgttatttaaatgcctattatttgttattctactttttctttatttatccTAAATTTTCCTCTTGTGTTCAGTCCAtccatccattttttttctttggatTTCATCTCAATTTCTACTTCTCTTTGAGATTCATATCCATAcacaatcaaattttaattcgtTCCATTCACACAACATAAAATAGATGGTCTATTATAATAAGAACTGGATTACACTTGTGCTAATAATTCAACATGAATAATTAACaaacaacaatataaaattgtcGTATGAAATAATACCCTAACAAACAAGACACTATATAACCATAATAAAATCCTAACTAAAGCAACTTAACCCTCATATTCTCCGTCACCAAGGATTTTAACGAAACAAAATTCGGACTATGAATAACTAAGTTGGAACTAGCATGGTTCCTCTCTTTCTTGATCTCTTGAATAACTTTAGTCGTATCCGAGTAGTAAAATAGTCGAGCAGATTCATGCAATGCGAGTAAAATCCCGCCATCTTCAAATGCTTTAACAGGATACAACATTTCATGGTTGTGATTTTGGCGTTCTATGATTCTATCAAGATGTTCGACATTCGAAAGAAAATCCTCATGTAAATCATAAGGAATATAATATTTGGTATAATTATGAAGAACTTCAGGAAGTCTGAGCTTATATGGTTCTCTCTTGATAACATAATCCTTCATCCATGATTTTTCAtctccatatttcttcatacACCATATTTCCATCACATTATCATCTGCATCATTGCTGAAGCACAGGCGTCCCCTCAAAGCCGATAGTGAATATTTCAAGCCTTCACCAAGATTTTGAAGAGTAATACTATGAGGACATGAAAAAGATTTAAATAGGTCGGTTTCAAGATCGAGGCAATAAACTCTAAGAGGGTGTACGAAAACATTGTCATGATCAATTAAAAGCCAGTGAAGATTCTCATTCACCAAAGGAGGCACATATGCTTTGTGATACCAGAACACCAATTCGCTCTCAATTGTGATACTTTTCCATTGTCCTATTCCTAGATTGTATACTTGACAGTTAAGGGGAAAACTTCCATGAGCATAAACCCTGACAAGCTTGTACTGTCCACTTTTGCTCACTCCGAACCCAAATGCATATTGACATGAATAACAATCACGACCCATCTCGATCGTGACATACTCTCGAGTTATTGGGTTGCATATGAATAATTGCGACATGGATTCAAAGTCGATCATGAAGAGCAAGCCATTAACCGAGCTATGTATAAATGGCTTATTACGCTCCGGAAAAGTGTGAGTGTAGAGAACCGAACCTTTTGGTGGtttttgtataatttcatTGCCACCAATAAACCCCAAGAGATTGTGAACTCTTGAGAATTTGAGGTCTTCAAAGGCAGGGAGGCGGGCAGAGGTCAAGGCTACATGATGAGAATGCAACGAGACAAAGTAAGTGGACTCCACTAGATCGCGCCATGACTTGCAAACACACTTGGAAATCATGATGGTTTGAAAGGGGAGTCTTGCGAGGATGTCGATGGTGATTTCTTGTGGAAGATCATTCAACCTATCCATAGTTTAGAGCAATTGGGATTGATGGAGCTtggagagaagagaaaaagattAGGCTGGTTGTGATTGTGAATTTTGTAATGCTAATTCTTGAATCATATTCTTTCTAGGATCGATGTTAATATATACAGAGTAATCTCTAGACTAAttcttctattattaataaattatttccatgtataataaattcttttattatttaattattcccATTTCCTTTAACCcgatatttttcataatttctgATAATTAGGAATTTGcctatttaaatttaattttccttcttcatgatatatatagtagtattttccTTTTACCCGTCACATTATTTGAGGAAGGCATAGCAGTATTTTCCCAAATCTAAtttcaaaaaggaaattacTCAACCTTTCCTTATAATATTTCCattacctaaaaaaataatttcacgTTATGATTTGATTTGGAAATTTTGACGTAAACAAACCGGGgtaaaattcatgatattatttgtcaattttaaagttcatggaaaaaactcaactttttgaaaatttcacgATATTAGATACCAATATccctttttatttcaataccGATTAGTAGCCTTACCCTTCCCACTAAATAGTCAAACTGGATAACtcaaatatattcaaattaatcataacaatGAAGCCATCTCAAGCAAATTGACACAATTAAGTGTCGAAAAATCTTGACCATTAATAGGTAACTTCATAGCTACTCGATCAAAATTACATTCTTTTGTTTCTAAAGTGGTCaaactaactttttcaactaacttttttttatatttttttatatttgctaAAACTCGTGTctggtcaaagtgtgacttttaatcagaaacggagggagtaatatcaaataacactgCGGATACATTGTCAACGTTTGGCAATATGCTTAAGGTTagaaatatacaaatttaacTATCAACTTTATCATacatactcctactatattttaatttttaaaccgTTTCCCCTATACTTGTATTTTTACCTTTCTTACGAAGGGAGGAAtgtccaaaattttaaaataaaataatgagaaGTGAATTAAAAGCGAAAACAAGAGtccaagaaatgaaaatgtgaatcttacATAgcaccatttttttattgtcatAATTTAGTATGTACACaaaagcattttttttaatccatcATGTATGTAATCATACGTATATTAATACATTATTAGAAGATAATAATACATCATTCGATGattaataattcaaatcatTTTTGAGATAGCGTCAAAGTAACATTCTCTgaactttttataattttgtaaataatattaaaagtagaaactaCGAACTGTGTCTTTCCAAATCCTTGTTTCAATAAATTCTGGTGTTTCTCTGCGAAATTCCACTGATTTTGTTCCTCGTGAATTAGATTAGGATCATAAAATTGGCATATCTAGCAGCTACTGCTGAAAACTGAAATCCCTCACTCACTAAGGTGTCGGGTTTTGGAATTGATTTTCATCATTTGTGTTTGATCGATCAATTGATTAGGTTTCTGTGTCGGCGTGATATGAGTTATAATGCTGCCGATGAGGAGGATTACGTGAAATTGGAGGCGGAAACGTCGACGTCTGGCTGTTGCGACGGCGGAGATGATGGTGGAGGGTGGTTGTGGTCTTTGTGGTGGTGGGCGAAACTGGTGCTTGTGGTGTTGTTTGTTGCCGTTTTGGGCGCGGTTTTCTTCAAATGGATCGGGCCATTTTTCATGGACAAGGTTTAATTTTGATTCTGATTTAACCGGAAAAATCATCTTTTGCTCGTGAGTTTCAGGAGCTCAGTGAATGCCATTTATGTGTTGTTATGCTGTTACATTAATTTATGGTGTTTACTCTCGAATTATAGTTATCCATTTAGTTGTTGTTGAAGCTAGGTAAGTGCTCTGATTTAGGTTTACAACTTGAGACTCTTTTCATTCAGTCACTGATGCATTTGACATGTTAATATTAGCTGAACATCTATCTGGAGTAATATATCTAAATGCTAATTTGGTGATTGTTTTtgttcaataaaaatgtgttttgACCAGTTTGATGCTCGTTTTAGCTATAGAATAGCTTGTTAATTGTTAGATGCAATAGTTTATCCAGGAACATAATCTGATTGCATCTCTTGATCATTTCATATAAGCCAAGAGCCGGTTCGACATCATTCACACATTTTCGCAATATTTATCCTAACCTCATTACCCTAACGTTTTCCAGGAAATTATCCCGGTGATAAATTGGGAGCAGAGAACTTTCAGCACAGCTATTCTAGGACTCATAGTGTTTGCTTCTCTGGCAATATTCCCAGTATTTCTTATACCTTCTACACCATCCATGTGGGTTGCTGGGATGACTTTTGGTTACGGTTATGGTTTTCTGATGATCATTGGTGGAGTTTTGATTGGCAGTTCTATTCCTTATTTCATCGGTTCATTGTTCTACCATAGAATCCATGTATGGAAATTTCACTTCTGTATTTTTCTTGTGCTATGATTCTATACTCAAAAATAAGCACACACCATATCTTCTCACATGCAGGTATGGTTAGAAAGGCACCCAAAGCGAGCTTCTATCATAAGACTAGCTGGTGAGGGGAACTGGTTTAGTCAGTTTCGAGCTGTTTCTTTGATTAGGATTTCTCCATTCCCGTATGTCATATATAACTACTGCGCTGTGGCTACGGATGTGAAATATGTTCCTTATTTGCTGGGGACTGTGGCAGGAATGGTGCCAGAAATATTTGTTGCACTTTACACGTGAGAGCTCCTCTGTTCCCTCCtctgtgtgtgcgtgtgtctGAATCTCTGGATTTTCTTACTATCTGTCCataaaaacatgtaaaataaattgagtttTAAGTACTGCTAATTACAGTCCATGAACTTTGAACATCACCAGGTAGTTCTACTTAGGTTATGGAGAATCTCTTGCGCTTTGTACTTCACCACCACTAGCTATGAAATTTTGATGTCAATTTGCTTCTGATATAATTATTGTTTGCTTTCCTTTTTGCATGATTATATGCCCTCTAGGATTCCCGTCTTCTGTTCCCTTAAAATTGTACACTTCTGTGCCCTATACAAGGGTGTGTTTTGGTGTAGGTGCTTAGAATTCCAAGGGATTACAAAtgattagattttatttccttCATTGCAGTTGAAGTGGATAATGCAAACAAACTCAAATCCTTAAGTTAAAAAAGTAGTAATTGCTTAGCAAAGTTTAATTGAGAGGAAAGTGAAGAAACTTGCTCTTGCATTTGAAAGCATGCTAAAGTCGTTGTGATTAACATCCTCTACTCTAGGTGACTCTTTACATGGAAGATACCTGTTCTGGATGCACTTTAACAACATCATGCCGTAAATAGGAGAAAAGAACATTATTGTGTGTGTTGTATACAGAGTGAGTATGTTTTCTTACGGTTTGTGCTTGTTGTTTGTAGAGGGATCCTGATTAAAACATTAGCTAATGCTTCAAAAGATGGGAAGTCCCTGTCAGTTTCCCAGATTGTGATGAGCGTGGCTGGGTTTTGCGTCAGTGTGAGCGCGACTGTAGTTGTGACGTGGTATGCAAAGAGGCGACTGAAGGAGCTACAGATGCGAGAGGAGCTTTTGTTGCACTGAATGCAGTTGTGTGTGTTGTATACAGAGTGAGTATGTTTTCTTACGGTTTGTGCTTGTTGTTTGTAGAGGGATCCTGATTAAAACATTAGCTAATGCTTCAAAAGATGGGAAGTCCCTGTCAGTTTCCCAGATTGTGATGAGCGTGGCTGGGTTTTGCGTCAGTGTGAGCGCGACTGTAGTTGTGACGTGGTATGCAAAGAGGCGACTGAAGGAGCTACAGATGCGAGAGGAGCTTTTGTTGCACTGAATGCAGTCGAAATGCAGCTGATGAAGATGAAGGCCTACAGATGAAGGAGCGCAACTGTTTTGCCACACATTGGTATGCATCAACCAAATTCACATATAGATTTATGTATGTACTCAACAAATGGAAGCACAGCCTTTTCAAATGGTGTTGTTCCTTTCTTAATGtcaatacatatattttataccgacccattttttccattttaactgTAAAGTTATTCAAATGGACAttactttggttatacaatgttcatatttttttcttatttgctcCCAATGACTGATTGGAcgttgtaattaattttactcggacattatttatttaaaatttttgatatataattaaaataatatcagtgGACCTTTGATCAATTCAATTGTaagtattatgtaataatGCCATGTTAAGAGATGTTTCAACAATCATATTGTTGTGTATGTATTTGCATATATAGATTCTAACACTATTATATACTGTATGTGATTATCATCGTGCAAAGAAAATATGttctaaaatatattaaatacataaaaaaaaaaattcagtatatactaatatataaaatagattaaaagATCTAAAAATCTCTAGAATTGATCATTACATGAAAAATGCATTCTAGTATTAACTAGAAGAATGCATattgtttataaaaaaatgcttacataaattcaaaaatgttgaaattttctaaaaccaataactttctattttaatcagatatcatcaaataaattcacaGAGTATAGACTTTTACAATTCAAAAGAGGCATATATCTGCAATGTAGAAATTCAGTCGTAGACATAGGTACAAAAATGGAGCAAAATAATtagcattaaaattttctgCACAGCTTCGTTTCAGGGAAATAGTATGATTATCAAAACAAGGCATATATCTGCAATGTAGAAATTCAGTCGTAGACATAGGTACAAAAATGGAGCAAAATAATtagcattaaaattttctgCACAGCTTCGTTTCAGGGAAATAGTATGATTATCAAAACATAACTACGGATGTAACCCTCTAAGTCTAAACCAACTCTAAGCCACGGAAAACTTCTAAACCTATGTGCATTCGCCTAAGAAGTCGAACGTGTGACGATCTGATTCCACTAAAGAAGACAACCCACAGATTTCTGCACAATGTGAGCAACTGAAAACTCCACTCCAGCTATATACAGTTTGGAAGATGATTTGCTAACCAAATGGAAATTAAGAAACTCTTTCCCATAATGTCATCGTATAATTGGATCTGGAGCGTACGTCAACTCAACAGTCGGCACACTGCATACATAATAGTCAAAGAATAGCACATCAGTTAACCATATAGTGTGAATCCAAACTGTCATAAACCAATTCAAGATTATAGGTTAACGGACGAGAATGTTAATAAATGGGTCTAACACATCATTGAATATAGATAAATCATGGAAGAAGTTACAGTTGAACGAAATATTTTACAGTCCCACATTTGCTTAAATACAAgttgtgaatattttttataacttcTGTACTGAAATTTCATGTATGCATAAACAAAACCCAAAGGTTTGGACTGCATATGGCATGAGACAGAATGCGTATATGAATGATTTAGTATTTAGCATCATTTTTCATCGTATTTGTATTGATTGATTATTGTTTAGGATAAATTGAAGGATTACGAGTAGAAGAAGCTCATCTACAGAAAACTCACTTTTGCTTCACTTTAAGCATTCCGGTACCAACTTGCATGGGTATGCCCATGATGATGCATTCAGAGACTCCTTCAATCTTATCGACTCTCCCATTCACAGAAGCGTTAAAGAGGTGATCCGCGGTCTTTTCAAATGAAGCGAGCATCAAAACACTGTCTCTCATTTTCTCCACACCAAATCTGGTCATACCCAACACTATACCCTGAAATATAACCAGCATATGCAAAAACAAGGAAATTAGATCATCATAACTTCATGTTTAATGGCATAAACAAATCTAATCATAAAGGAACGAGGAAATCAGCTCATCATTAAAGGCCATCGGAGATGATAGATAAGAAAGATTGATTTGCATATGTTTTTTATGAGAATCAATATATTGACAACAAAACATGGGAGCATCAAGAATTAGCATTTCCTTTATTATATCTTGACATAACTATTTTCACAATTATCCTACTTCCATCATGGTCAGAATTAGgccatttctcctctttctccTCATCAAACCCTTTCTAAATAATGTCAAGAAACTCATAATCAAATACACTTTATGCATCATATTTTATGTCGACCACCATATTCATCATATCGAAACATGTGATAGAATTAAAACTGACAAACATAAAAGGTAGGATAAACATTTGAGGCAGTCAGGTGTTCATGCTAGGAAACAAATTATGTCCTTGCGGTCATAAACAAGAAACCATTCCaatttgaaagaaaacaaagtaaCCTTGAATGACATTAAGTCAGCCAGAAGCATCATGTGTCGTATGTCTATGGTCATGCCATGGCTTGACATGGTGTAGTGTATCtcatcaattattttcttccttgCAGCTTCAATTCCAAGTACCTGTTGTACTTCCATGATGTTATTACTCACTGtcttatgaaaattaataccTTCAGTGCCCATGACAGACAAAAGACCATTCCTGCACATAAAAACATCATGCTGAAGTTACATGCCTAAAACTATTACATACAAGAACTACGAGACTATCATACTTTTATCAATAGTTTCTGCTACATATCTCATTGGCAGTTCATTATCAAGGAAAAATGAGGAGTTGCTTATAGTTGCATCATCTACAAACACCCAGCTACGCTATCTCCGGTGGTGCTgggttttttaatttcacaaactaCAAGTACACATTGAGGCAACAAAATCCAATAATGAAGCCCAATCAGAAAATCAAGTATACCTCCCTCTCAAATTCTGTCACAACAATCTCTACAAAGGGTTTCCCTTATCAAATACTTAATAAtcgagaaaaagaaaagaacaagaGGGGAATTCAAATTAGAGCAGTAAAtgcagaaaagaaaatatgatgtTTTACTGACACTTACCCCTCTACTAGTAATGTCAACTTTTTGCACGCATTAGgatctttttcttttgattcaTTAAGTATTATAGCTCGCTCAATGGACCTGATTCCCTGCCACCCATAGAAAACACCCACGAAAGAAATTAGTAGGGGTCATGAATGAAACTATCAACATGCCAGCCAAATGCCAAAGGTGAAAaggatattaaaaaattaaattctgcTAGCTTCACCTTGACTACAACTTTGGCGAGCTTACTCATAAGCTCGTGGAGTTCAAATTGAAGTTTACTTTTATCAGCCGCCAGAGTGACTTCAAGTTTTCGTTCATC is drawn from Salvia hispanica cultivar TCC Black 2014 chromosome 6, UniMelb_Shisp_WGS_1.0, whole genome shotgun sequence and contains these coding sequences:
- the LOC125193185 gene encoding F-box protein At5g49610-like encodes the protein MDRLNDLPQEITIDILARLPFQTIMISKCVCKSWRDLVESTYFVSLHSHHVALTSARLPAFEDLKFSRVHNLLGFIGGNEIIQKPPKGSVLYTHTFPERNKPFIHSSVNGLLFMIDFESMSQLFICNPITREYVTIEMGRDCYSCQYAFGFGVSKSGQYKLVRVYAHGSFPLNCQVYNLGIGQWKSITIESELVFWYHKAYVPPLVNENLHWLLIDHDNVFVHPLRVYCLDLETDLFKSFSCPHSITLQNLGEGLKYSLSALRGRLCFSNDADDNVMEIWCMKKYGDEKSWMKDYVIKREPYKLRLPEVLHNYTKYYIPYDLHEDFLSNVEHLDRIIERQNHNHEMLYPVKAFEDGGILLALHESARLFYYSDTTKVIQEIKKERNHASSNLVIHSPNFVSLKSLVTENMRVKLL
- the LOC125193988 gene encoding uncharacterized protein LOC125193988 isoform X2 — translated: MSYNAADEEDYVKLEAETSTSGCCDGGDDGGGWLWSLWWWAKLVLVVLFVAVLGAVFFKWIGPFFMDKEIIPVINWEQRTFSTAILGLIVFASLAIFPVFLIPSTPSMWVAGMTFGYGYGFLMIIGGVLIGSSIPYFIGSLFYHRIHVWLERHPKRASIIRLAGMVPEIFVALYTGILIKTLANASKDGKSLSVSQIVMSVAGFCVSVSATVVVTWYAKRRLKELQMREELLLH
- the LOC125193988 gene encoding transmembrane protein 64-like isoform X1, which encodes MSYNAADEEDYVKLEAETSTSGCCDGGDDGGGWLWSLWWWAKLVLVVLFVAVLGAVFFKWIGPFFMDKEIIPVINWEQRTFSTAILGLIVFASLAIFPVFLIPSTPSMWVAGMTFGYGYGFLMIIGGVLIGSSIPYFIGSLFYHRIHVWLERHPKRASIIRLAGEGNWFSQFRAVSLIRISPFPYVIYNYCAVATDVKYVPYLLGTVAGMVPEIFVALYTGILIKTLANASKDGKSLSVSQIVMSVAGFCVSVSATVVVTWYAKRRLKELQMREELLLH